From the genome of Daphnia pulex isolate KAP4 chromosome 12, ASM2113471v1:
CGATATCGAATTTCCTACAAATGTTCCCAAAGAagtttcaataataaaatatctaTAGAACCgttaagaaatgaaaactaacCATCAGGAAACCAACAGCGGTCGTAGCCAAAGTTAGGATTGACAGTATCGGAGACACCCAATGACGTAGACCGAAATTGTGCGATGATTGTAGTGATCGTTGCCAAGATTGGAACACCCCAACCGAACGCTGAATAAGGAGTGAATAACCTATCGTTGGTGACCTTAAAGGATCCGCTGGAAAacgctttaaaaataatttttgactTATTGACctcattaattaattaaatagaTATTTACCTAAAGATGTGGTAGTAGTCAAAACAGTACACCGTTAGCCACGAAAACGAGGCTATCAACGACGAGTAGGCAATGTAGCCTGTTaggcaaataaaaatcaaatttgaccAAATATTATCAGAAAtcggaataataattttaccaATGGCGATACATGAGCTTCTATTTGATTCGACAAGCTTTAGTTGAATTAGAGCTAAGCAAGTAAACgcctaaaatgaaaaaaaaaattaataatagtaataataataataattacactGTAATCTAGTCAAATGCCTATTTAATAATACTAAGGCTAATGATATGACGTGACAAAGTAAAATACGGCCGGTTAACATCATGGCCATGGTAGTAGTTCTACTTGTTCTTCTATTTGTCTTTCCTCCAAAAGCAGTTATAACTAACTTTGCAGACCCTGCGAAATGGAACAAGTTTCAAGTTTTAGCGATAAATTGGCTGAATAAAAGAAAGCGGATGGATTTACCTGAGGCtggaacgaaaaaataaataataaatgtcgCCAATAAACCCGCAGTAGAAATCAACAGAATTACCGGAcgataaatttcaaaaggttCAACGGTAATGCAATGGAACACTTGCGCGTTATAAACAACGGCCTGCTCATATCTTGTAAGTCCACACAAAAAGGGTGAATTTTAGATTTGAGGTCCCAGTAATTTTCAACGAACGTGTGGAGCAGAAATgaaagttcattttttgaatcattTCGGAATATCGGAGTGTCTTTAGAATTATTGGCAAATAATAGGGGAATCGCTTGTTGAAGTTGATCAGATCTGCAGGAACCATTGAACGTTGTGTTGGGGTTGAAGATGACActccaaattttgaaataattcttgAAATCTTTGTTAATGGAATCCAATATAATCTTGGCTGGTTCAGTGGGTTCGTCCTCATATTCCTGGCTGGGCCACCACCATAGAGGTTGACAGATATATTCCTCATCCATTACGTGCCCATATGGACaacatttggggatttttAATACAGTAGGATTACCATGTTGACTGTCGTTATTCGGGTAATTAAACACGGGTGCACTAATTGTGGTATCAGTAAATGTTGGTTCAGTGAATGTTGGTTCATTGAATGTTTGTTCAGTAAATGGCGATTCAGTCAATTCAGATCTATCAATGAGCTCTGATTCCATAAAACTTGGCTCTTCACCGGAGCAGTGCATGGCGTAGGTTGATGTAGAAGGTAAACTGGTGTAGTAATCAAACTCTACCATGTCGTCCAAACAGTAATCTTCTATAGAGACTAGTAGATTGCTTGAGTTGCCTTTCCTGCCGCTCATCTTGATTTCCAAACTACCGTTGGAGTGCAATTGGAATTCCGTGGTAAGAGGTGGGTTGGAGCAATTGACAAGGCCAAAACGGAAGAATAAATCATTGGACTTTTCATTTAACTGGAGATTTTCAAAGAATCGCGTCACGAGGCCTTGATTTTCCCTGCATCTGGGCCTGCCTTCAATTGCAGAAAGACTGTTTAAGGATTCACTTTGACGGCAGCATTTCCGGATCACTCTTCTTCCATTGAATTTTGATGCAAACAGTTCCGCATCTTCGTCAGATTGTAAAAAATCTAAACGCAATTTTCCCGAGTTGTCAATAGCAATTGTGGGGAATCGGATTGGCATAGAACATACGACAGCAATTCTTTGTACCTATAATTTAATAgcatatatttaaaattcaaattcaaggaaaataaatttcgttaTACCTTCGTGAAATTCCGTTTTTCCGTATAGTCATCGATGCAATATTTGTCGTACTCTATGATGAGAAACTTATGCGGAACTAACAGCTGTCCAGAAGAAAGGGCGTAGAAGACATCTCCCATTCTTAGCCAAGGTTCCAAGTAGTCCAAAATAAGTCCGCCACTATCCGGCGTGCAATTACGTGGAAATCCTACATCGACTTTGACATCTTCAATGCTGTATTGGGATGGATAATTTTGTTTAGATCCCAAGAAAATTCCACGTGATTTGTTAAGGGCTGGAGATAGAggatggctgctgctgaccgAATACTTGACGCACCGATCAGCATCAGGAATTTTTTCCCCCGCATTATAATTGTATAATCGTCCCGGGCCACAACATTTTCGTATCACGAACTTATTTTTCGATCTTTTCTCATGCAAtggaattgtaaaaaatggaGTCAGCGCAATTGTACAACAACTCAAGAAAGCTTCAAATACCCATTGACTGAAGGGGCCGGAATTGGCCATGGCAGGGTTATAAGTGACGAGTTTGGCGAAGTAGATTGTAATTGAATTGTTGCTGCGATAACAAACTCTTGCAGCACCAGGATAAGTGAAATGAggctgaaaaaaatcatttgactCAAACCCATTGTTAATTTGTCTTAATccacaaattaaaatgttacaCAATTGTATGATAAACCACAGCACCGTAAGTTCTTGCTGTAAAAACAAAGGGAAAGGAAACAACTATTTAACATGTGGTTTGCACCAGAAAAGTTGAACTTATCACACCCGCAGTCAGCCCACACCGACTCTCTCATGGAACAGCGTGAAAGAAACTGAGAGTCATGTAGAGTTTgcttgaacattttaaatagGGATTCAGTTTGAGCAACCTTTCAGTTTCTATATTTGGGCACTCATTCGTACAAGTGAGCTATGAAGTTATTTAGTTAATGTACGTTGAACGATATACATAGTACTTCAATTATCAATTACTGAGTCGGTAGctttacacacaaaaaacgaaGGTAATCATCATCTTTCGtcgtttgatttttcgttttcttcaaaTCTTAAAGCAACGTCAAATCTCATTCACATTTTTGTTCACGCATTTGGTTAACGACCAAATTCAGAATAAACCAAACTTGTTCCGTCTTCGATTTTTCAAGGGCAACTagctaagaaaaaaaggaaagcgactttggaaaaagaatagCTAGATATTTGTGAcaaattctcctttttgaaaaaattttaggGACAGGATATTCCTAACAAGGAAGAACGAAATTGCATCGCCACAAGCGTGCAACAAGCCGTCTAACCTGGTTTTGTAAATGGCTGTGGACATATTAAAAATCTATGACGGCCAGTGTTCATCGACTGGCCCTACGACTGGCCCTATGACTGGCCCGTAAAATTGGGAATGAACTAATGAGCCGCTTACCTTGAATCAAAGCGGAATCCGGAAGTCGAATTTCGATGAAGAGTTGACGGACTTGACAGCACGAGGCTTGACTAGATCTAGATGCAAAATAAATTGTAGAAGATGCAAGTTGTCTGTGGTGTAGATATACACTAAAAAACGGGTTCCCTCCCAGCATATTGACACTTTCTGCATTGAAGGACATTAGTAGTACACTAACACATTAAATAGTAGTATAGTCAGTAACATTGGAGTAAATAAACTTAAGTGAATAAAATACTAAGTCTGCCAACGCCCAATCTTGGGGTCAGGGACCATTCCACGCACCAGCGGACAGGTGTAAAAGGGAAaccatttcgaaaaaaatctGGTTTTAACTAGAAATTATTTCTCCTAAAATTTATATAAGTAAATCATTAGCTTAAATATGGAtcttaattaaatcaattcaCCTGTTTTGGGATTCGCCTCGTCACTAGCCGAAAAATAAGTCCAATTCGAGGAATATACGTCAGTCAGTTACGGAGCATACCTTGGTATAAGCCAACAGGAAAGTAAAACCAATTGAGATAAAAATGTTTCggtaacaaaagaataattgtCTTTATACCGACGTCTGAGGTTTCTATTGTCGTTTGGTTGGAGGGAGAAACTGCCAAATGGGAACCGGTTCcgtggaaacaaaaattcgaaaaaattctATTCCAATTTCTTTAGGCTTGACTGAAATCGgttgagaaaagaaacgcgtgcaagtgaaacaaaaaaatgccgaaaaatgagcaacaacaacaacaaaaaatacgaaaaccTCATAAGATGCATACAGtcctacaaaacaaaacatttgatttgcCCTAGTATTAACTTTCACCCATTCTTTTAAGATCGCCCCAGTTAAACGGGGAATCCCAGGAAGGCTTTCTCCGATAGCAAATACACTTTGAGCTGTCGCCACAAGACAGGGGTTTCCAATCCGCTTCAACTCTGGCGATCTGCGCAGCAACACAGTTTGAATCTATACAGGATAGGATGGATGCGGTTATCGTAAGTCTGGCCGTTTTAATCTTATCAGTGATGACCATTCTACTAGGTTCCAGTGTCCAGCACTAGAGAATTCAACCACCATCGCACAGGATTATTCCAGCAATCGTCGATTCAATACATGACCCCCCCCCTCCTAACATACCAAATAAAAGACCGAAATCTTAGAAACGCAAAGGACAAAGCAGATTGGCGaaattaacaacaaaatttgacGAGGCGGTCGAGGAAAAAACAGAAGTAATTagaacaagaaatatttgatttggaCCACATGGTAAACATATAATAGATAATTCCATCCATTTTCTATCAGACGCTTTTAGCTATAATGGATCGATTCCGGAATACGGATGCAACCCAACCCTTCTTATTAATAACCATACGAGTGTAGAACTTTCTGTCATCTTTGAATTGCCATGGCTAGCTcgctaagaaaaaagaaatcgaccttggatgaatagaaaatatttttacaacttCGTTAACTTACTAGTTTGATTACCAACTTCACAAAATACTGAAGGGGAATCCCAGTGGAAAGAGGAAAGAGTAAGTTTCGatactgtttaaaaaaagttcacaatttcaatttcatttccaattaCCGAGCGGAAGCGAAAAGATGGGCAAAAAAAGCTACCAATCCTAACTAGAtaaattacaataattatgCCTAATAAAAACAGAGGATCATTATTCTTCGATTGGttgggaaaataggaaatataCGAGATATGGCGATTTCTTTAAATCCGTCATTGTTCCAGTTGCATGGGTTAGATAAGTGGCGAACTAATAGGTCGCTTACCTTGAATCATAAAGGGCAATCCGGAACTTGATTCTCGTTGAAGCGTTGATAGACTTGACGATAACACGAGCCCATCATGGCTATAGTTGGCAATGGAAGATGCAACCGGTCTGCGGTGTAGAAATACGACAAAAATGGATTTTCCTGCCAGCACATCAGCACGTTCTGCATTGAGGGATATCAATACTACACTAAATATAAGTGAACACAGTAACCTTGAAGTAAATACGTTACTTTGCCTATTAAACAAAGTGTGAAACGCCCAGTCTGTCCAGAAATATAGGAATCGAACCATTCCCCACATCGATGGTCAAATAAAGGAAAGCATTTCGAAAATCTGGTTTAAAccagatttttttcccccaaataTACAAGTAAATCCTTAatgaatattatttaaatgaaaCCATTTCACCTGTATTggaattcttttcatcttATTTGTCGCCTTGTCGGTAGCTGAGAAATTGTGAAAAGTTCCAACCTGGAAAggctgaaataaataaaaagcagaTTAAGACCAACTTTGCGATGCTATCATGTGCCGATGACAAGAATAATTACCTTTAGGCCAGACGTCTGAAGCGTCCTCGTCTTGTTGCTTTGAGGGAGGCTTCACTTATCAACAGGAACCGGTTGTCATCATCAACgatggaaactacacacaaaTTCTCCACCAATTTTTCTGGTCTTTATTCTCAAAGTAAAACAagttgagaaaagaaacgcgTGCTCGTGAAAGCTGTCGGTTATGAGTGACCCAATAATAACCGATACTCATCTGTACACAtctaaaaaggggaaaaggaaagttttaATTTACCGTTAACTTTGGCCGATTTTGTTTACACAGAACgtctcaatttgaattgttttaaacGGAAGATGAGAGTAGTACAGATTTTATCCGTTTGCACTGCACATCaattgggtaatgatttttgttaattttgttaACCTGTGATTTGCCTTACATAATTAAATGGTGCCTGCTCGGGTGCCTGTTTGTGATGACAGGTCAGTATCAAAACTTGCACATGTTGTGGCTACGATGACTGGCTCAGGCgtaaatctgcacaaaggtaAAGGTTAGATAGAACAAACAAACTCTGCCATGCATCAACAATGGCAtgcatgataaatgctagtctgGCACGTCTATTTCAAGTCTGGCatcaacatttcacaaatttggaacaggtttattAACTCTTATTTTGTATAAGCTCTCAAAATCATTCAATTCACATATTTACCTAAGAAACAGCATGATGATGCTGGAGACTGGAGTGGAGTGTGTATGGGGAGTTCACGACATAACAGTTCACATgacgaccacattttatttctttctgcTATATATTTCTCTTGCAGCAATGCAGCCACGTACACGTTACTACCAGATCAGTGATCCGTTCAGttttctataataaaaaatatctgaaactTCGTCTCTTTAGTCTTTTATGCTTTTTCGAAACTGTGTAACAAaatgaaagcagacgacacaaatattcaaattaaccattaagatatcgatatttaaaaaatccggaCTTTCCCGCCTTCCCatccaaaaacagaaaacagtaATTTAGATTTCTCAAAATACGAgtcgaaacatttttgttttaacgcTTATTCAAACAATTTGGCAAATGACAAATTGACAACTTAATCGCccatttcaaattgatgatGTTGGCTGCTTGAACCTCTTCTCTTTGAGGACGAGTGAAGGAGAAAAGGGGACTTCCCGGGTGAATATAAGGAAATGTATGGAAACCTGTTACGGTAATTGAGCCAtaggaaattttttgaaaagttttcgTCCACCTTGTTCAATTGTCGTGCACCTGCACTAGCTCTAGTTAAAACCAGTTCAGAATAGAAACGATGTCGGAGACCGAAATCAACGACAGGTACGACGGTACGAGTGAAAATGAGGCCGCCGTCTTTACTATTCGCCTTACGGAGATCCCTAATGCGGTTGTCCCGTAGGACAAGTATATCCATTCGCTTATATTCACCTCGGGACAATTGTGTTTTCGCTCTTTTCACAAATAAGTAAATTGGTGAGCATTTTTACGTTGTTTCACATTATCGTTCATTCGTAACAGGAACCCTGTCAATACGGGCAAGTTCTGTGAGGTGCGTGACACCCGAATGCTCCTCAAACCTACGATGgcgacaaatttttttgaaagcaGAAGCAACGATGACCTAGTAATAACCTATAGACTAGTGTGAACAcatcaaaaaagggaaaacaaaaacaaaaactggaaaatgagtgctcattttcgttttccagTTTCTCCGGTTGCAAATGCATGCGCTAGAAAGATATAAAGAAGATGAGAGCCACGAGACAAATTCAGTTTTCTCCTGAACCTCCACGTTGAAACTACTCGTTTTCATTTCGACTTACTTATCCTACACAGTGGCAAAGTGTCGGAATTCAATTGCCATCGACTTACGTATAGGCTTGTGTGTTCCGTGCAAGATGGATAACGTTCCATTAAGTCTGTTGGCAGCTTTGCTGTTGTCAATTGCAGTTTCCTCTAGTGCCCAGCAGCAGAGTTTCTTAGCAGGAAACAGTACCCTATCGTCGTTGGCACCCAAAATTACCAGCAAGACTTCATTGTCTCCGGAAGTATTTCAACATAAGAAGATAACGGACAGATCCCACGAAAGCAACGACATCGACGAGGAACCGAACACTTTCAATCGactgagaaagaaaatgaaaaagtggttgaaaaaacaagagaaaaaggaagtgCAAAATTTGGTAGTTATACCCCGCGATCCTACACCCATGATCGATCAGTCATTCCCCACATCAGGATCGATCCCGGAAGACGGATGCGACTCCACTTCCGTGCGGTTCGACGACGGAAACTGCTATCCACTGATGGGAAGGAAACCTTGCGGCGACCCTACACTCTACGTCACTGTCGATCCTTATACATTCAAGGTATGTAAATTAATAATTGCCCAATGTGCGCCACCAACAATTGcggagatttaaaaaaaaacaaattttagggGCGATGCACTAAGCGCCGTTGCGGAAGAGAAAGGGTCTTTGTCCCTCGCACGGGACTTTGTCACGACATTTACGACGAATCCGAATGCACGGGAGGCCGGCGACTTTACTATTCCCCATATGGAGATGCTGTATGCGATTGTCCCATCGGAGAGTATCCATTCCCTTACCCTCGGAGT
Proteins encoded in this window:
- the LOC124209733 gene encoding uncharacterized protein LOC124209733, with the translated sequence MDNVPLSLLAALLLSIAVSSSAQQQSFLAGNSTLSSLAPKITSKTSLSPEVFQHKKITDRSHESNDIDEEPNTFNRLRKKMKKWLKKQEKKEVQNLVVIPRDPTPMIDQSFPTSGSIPEDGCDSTSVRFDDGNCYPLMGRKPCGDPTLYVTVDPYTFKGRCTKRRCGRERVFVPRTGLCHDIYDESECTGGRRLYYSPYGDAVCDCPIGEYPFPYPRSDCVALLPKDPVPMDKW